One window from the genome of Acidihalobacter ferrooxydans encodes:
- a CDS encoding Mth938-like domain-containing protein, whose translation MKLTEDKAGARYLINAHEPGRVTINHVVHTRSLIVGPERLVVEWRPRNMAELRLDDIDEVLIDAPEIVLLGTGNRQQFPNAEILGRFAAAGIGCEVMDNAAACRTYTVLTSERRRVIAALLLGD comes from the coding sequence ACTGACCGAAGACAAGGCCGGCGCGCGCTATTTGATCAATGCGCACGAACCCGGTCGGGTGACGATCAACCACGTTGTCCACACCCGGAGTCTGATTGTCGGCCCGGAGCGCCTGGTCGTCGAATGGCGGCCGCGCAATATGGCCGAGCTGCGCCTCGATGACATTGACGAAGTCCTGATCGACGCGCCGGAAATCGTGCTGCTAGGCACGGGCAACCGGCAACAATTCCCCAATGCGGAGATACTGGGCCGCTTTGCCGCCGCCGGCATCGGCTGCGAAGTCATGGACAATGCGGCGGCCTGTCGGACCTATACCGTGCTGACATCCGAGCGCAGGCGTGTCATCGCCGCCTTGCTACTCGGCGACTGA